A single Halogeometricum rufum DNA region contains:
- a CDS encoding IclR family transcriptional regulator: protein MRPRSTESDTLQTTDISLRLVELITELDGATLAELADEAGLAKSTVHNHLKTLAKYGYVSREEDTYHVGLKLYHLGNYARKRNEVYGVAKALVPELADETQLEVDFTVEENGRVVSLYDESTYSDTPSYLVDGRLFHVHSTASGKAILAEFPEHRVREILDQWGLSPQTEHTITSADEFVEELARVRERGYATNFEEAIEGMWAVSMPVKTPLGEVCGSINVCGPTYVHDESRERAVVDAMSEKVDEFERRLATQSG from the coding sequence ATGAGACCGCGTAGCACCGAGAGCGACACGCTGCAGACGACAGACATCTCGCTGCGTCTCGTCGAACTCATCACGGAACTCGACGGCGCGACGTTGGCCGAGTTGGCCGACGAGGCGGGTCTCGCGAAGAGCACCGTCCACAACCACCTCAAGACGCTCGCGAAGTACGGCTACGTGAGTCGTGAGGAGGACACCTATCACGTCGGGTTGAAGCTCTATCACCTGGGGAACTACGCGCGGAAACGCAACGAGGTGTACGGCGTCGCGAAGGCTCTCGTTCCGGAACTGGCCGACGAGACGCAACTCGAAGTCGACTTCACCGTCGAGGAGAACGGCCGCGTCGTCTCGTTGTACGACGAATCCACCTACTCCGACACGCCCTCGTATCTGGTCGATGGTCGGTTGTTCCACGTACACAGTACGGCTTCGGGAAAGGCGATTCTGGCCGAGTTCCCCGAGCATCGAGTCCGCGAGATTCTCGACCAGTGGGGGCTCTCCCCGCAGACGGAGCACACCATCACCTCCGCCGACGAGTTCGTCGAAGAACTCGCACGGGTACGCGAACGCGGATACGCAACCAACTTCGAGGAGGCGATAGAAGGGATGTGGGCGGTCAGCATGCCGGTCAAGACGCCACTCGGGGAGGTGTGTGGGTCCATCAACGTCTGTGGTCCGACGTACGTCCACGACGAGTCGAGAGAGCGCGCAGTCGTGGACGCGATGTCCGAGAAGGTAGACGAGTTCGAGCGTCGTCTCGCCACGCAGTCCGGGTGA